In Marmota flaviventris isolate mMarFla1 chromosome 19, mMarFla1.hap1, whole genome shotgun sequence, the DNA window CAGATCCAACACaaactctgaattttttttttttttttttttttttttaaagactgagaGCATGTTTTAATTAAATGCAGCCAACATCGCAGCTTTCGCATTTCTCAGGTGAGGTGGGCTGGAATTCTAGCCTCCAGGCAAAAAGACAGAGGACCTGTGTGGCAGAGTGGTTGGCAAGATTAGGCTCCATATCCCACTTCTGCAGGCCTCTTGTCCGAAATACTCTAGGCTGGGAGTCCGGACCCCTGGGTTCACCAGCTCTCAGTAGAGCTGAGTGACTTCAAGTCATCAGCCACCCCCCAGGCTTGCATTGGCTCATCTACAAGAGGTCAGAAGCAGGTCTTCCAGGGCCACTGTGAAACAGGGATGAACCAGCCCTTCTATAATCACTAGAGCAGAGCTGGCTCAGGGAGGTAAACTACAAAGACCGTGTGGAACCGCTGGGCGGCTGCCCCTGGGGCTGCAGCCCTCGCTCCATAGGCCAGGCTCCGTCTGGTTCTGTCCTGGCTCCAGACACATTCGCTGGGTGGCTCTGGCATAATCGACTGCCTCGCCATCTAGGGGAGGACGCGGATCGGCTCCCGGGCCCGCCTGGCCGAGCCGCCCTCCGGTCCGAATGGAGCACAGCGAGCGGGCGGGGGACGCGGACCCGGGCACCACGGCGTGAAAGCCGGGCGCGCGCGGGGCGGGTCGCGTGACGGCCGCGAGCCtgcgcgggggcgggggcgggggcggggcctggcgCGCGCGGCCCCGCGGGTGACAGGGCGGGCGGGAAGGGGCGGGGCCTCGGGCGGGGCCgccggggagggaggggaggagtggagatggcggcggcggcggcggctcaggggggcgggggcggggagccCCGGGGAGCCGCTGGGGTCGGCCCGGGGGTCCCGGGGGAAGTCGAGATCGTGAAGGGGCAGCCGTTCGACGTGGGCCCGCGCTACACGCAGCTGCAGTACATCGGCGAGGGCGCGTACGGCATGGTCAGGTGAGGGGGCGTTCCGGGGGAGGGGGCCATATGGGGAGGGGGCTTCAAAGGAGGGGAAAAGCACGTCCCTGTGTTTTCTGGGACAGGGAGGCTCCGGGCGTCCCGAAGAGACAGGGGACTCTGGGGGCTCGGGAGTGTCCCAGGGAGGGGGCCCTGGAGTGCTTGTGGGGGGGCGTCGCCTACATCCCCCCCTGTAGGGGCTTGGAGGCTTTGAACCAGCCCTTCTATAATGAAGTGAGGGGCATCTAAGTGACGTGGGGGTGTTGTGAGCACCTTGGGGACCTTAGGGACACGGGATGAGGCTAAGAGTGTAAGTATTGGCGAAGGGAGAGTGAAGGACcgtttttttgtggggggagatGCCTTGGGTTCTTGTAGTGAGGCTGGGCCAGGGAGTGTGGGAGAGAAAAGCAGGGCTCAGGGTGGGGCATGGCTTTGCACCCCACTCCATCCTGTCCTACCAGGGGCCTGATGTAGGATGAGGGTGTCAGCAGTGCCTTCCTGCATCTTTTGGTTGGGGTCTGTGACTTCTCCCTGCCAGGCTGTGTGCTCTAGGCCTTTTGTTCCTATGAGAACAGCTCTGCTGTCCAGCTACCCCACCCTGAAACCCACCCCTTCTTATCCTTTCTTTCTGCCCTCCACCAACTGCCTCCTCCTCGCAGTTTTTGCCTCATCTATCTCCTCCACTCATCTCCCACCCCGGACTACCTATCTAGAGTTCAGGGAGCCCAACTTGGGAAGGGCAGAGAAAGGGTCAGGGCAACTAGAATGGAAGCGGGTAGAGGAGAGGGGAAGTCAGTGAGTGGTCAGTCTCTTCCTCTGTTTGTGAAGTCACTGAAAGGCCTCCTGGCTGGTCCCCAGCTTTCTCCCTGGAGATCCCAGGCTTTCACAGCAGGAAGGAACCAGCATTGTTTATGATTTGGCCAGAGCCCTCTCCTGCTCCCTCGCCTCCCTGCCAAGGCTTGGGTGGGGCCACCAGGCCTGGATTCCCCCTTTGTAAGTCCAGCAACATCTCCCTGACCCCTTTTCAGCTCAGCTTATGACCATGTGCGCAAGACTCGAGTGGCCATCAAGAAGATCAGCCCCTTCGAGCATCAGACCTACTGCCAGCGCACACTACGAGAGATCCAGATCTTGCTGCGCTTCCGCCATGAGAATGTCATAGGCATCCGAGACATTCTTCGGGCACCTACACTGGAAGCCATGAGAGATGTGTATCCTTCACCTTGGCCAGCCTGGCCAGGCACAGCCTCAAAGCTGGGCTGGGGAAcattggctttctttctttttccatcttccCTACCACCCTCCAAAACAAACCCAGCAAAAGAAACTTTTCAGCAGAGGAGAGGCCATAGAGCAGAAGAGGACCAGGAGGGCTCAGGTCGCTCCTGGCCTGCTGTAGCCTGGCAGGGTGGCCTTGGACAAGTCCTTCTCTGCCCGCTGCCCCAGTGGGGTGGAGGGTGGCTGGGCAAGATGGTCTCTATGGGAGCTTTGTCTTCTGACATCTGTAATTCTGTGATATGACCCAGCCTCTGCCCACAGTCAGTTCTTGCTTAACAGACTGATGATTCTTTCCAGTCTGGGTCCCCAGACTGGAAGGAAGGCAGTAGGAAAGAAAACTGCCTTTTCTGCTGGCCTACTCTGTGACAGGTACTGTGTATGGCAAGTGTTTTGACAACTTTTATTCTATCTCCCAGCTGCCTTAGGAGATGGACCTTATCAGTTCCAtttcaaagatgaggaaactgaggcccaaaaaGCCTAGAATCAGGTGTTTCTGTTACtgccttctccccccccccccccagatggGAACTGGTCCTTCTTTCCCTGAGACTTCCCGCTCAGAGCCCCACCCTAGTCACCTGTGGACTTGCACCTTGCCCTGGGAGCTACAGCCCAGCCTTTGTTACCCTCCCTCAATATTGCCCAGCTAGTCTACTTCCTGCCTGGCTTGGTTGTTAGCAACTTGTAACACCCATCACCTctttccccacccacccctgctAGTCCCAGGCCTCTACCCGAAAATAAGGATTTGTTTCACAGCCTCTGCAGCCCTCTACTGTGTAGACAGAAAATCTCCACATCCCAGCTtgctttgtgaccttgagcaagtcccTGCATCTCTCTGGACCTCCCCATCTATAAAACAGCAGGATTGGTCTAGATGTTCTCTCTCAAAGAAAGTTATGACTTATTCTTCCAGAGGCAAGCCAAGtggcatttatttctttatttatgtttaatcTTTGTTTTATCTTCAAGTATAAAAGGACATTTACTCCTCCATCTTCTGATGTATAGCCAGGCACTCTTATTTGAGTAGGAGCACGCTGTTGGGAGTGTCTTCTCGTTTTTCTGGCACAAACCATTCCCATAAGGCaggcatttatttttaagcaaacatttattgCATGCCAGATGGTGttcatacattatctcatttaacccccTCAACAGCCATGTGGCTCAGGCTTTTATATTAACAATAAGAGTTGATGTTTGCTGAGCACTTCCAGTGTGCCAAGCTCTGGACTGACTGCTCTAGAGAGGTCATCTCCTCCAGCTACCCTCTAAAGAACAGTTACTTCCTCTACTCACcaggtgaggaaaccaaggcacagacaGGCAAAGATCATAAAGCCAGCAAGAAGCAGAATGGGGATTTTGGGTATCAGTGGGTTAATTCCTGAGCTGCTGCTCTTTACAGTTCAAGTTCTTCTGCCTGCTGCAGTTTATTAATATCCTCACTTCCCCattagggaaactgaggccacagAACAGAAATGCCTTGCTCAGGGTCACCAGCTGAGCTGCAACAGAGGCTCTGAGTCTTGCCCAGCTGGTGAGTCCAAGAGGCCAAGGGACCCCTGCAGGATGGGATGTGTGGCCTACTCACCAGAGCTTGCTTTCCTTAACGAGTGCCTCCTGCCACCCCCCACCTGGGGGTCTCTGGAGCCATCCTCAGCTATATTGTGCAGGACCTGATGGAGACAGACCTGTACAAGTTGCTCAAAAGCCAACAGCTGAGCAATGACCATATCTGCTACTTCCTCTACCAGATCCTGCGGGGCCTCAAGTATATCCACTCAGCCAATGTGCTCCACCGGGATCTAAAGCCCTCCAACCTGCTTATCAACACCACCTGCGACCTTAAGGTCAGAGGGTTGAgtgccttccctcctcccctgggGCTGCCAGGTGACCAGGAGCTTTGGAGCATGGCAGGCAAGGGGACAGCATAGATGAGGCGTAGCGGGGTGACTGCTTGGGCCGTGGCAGTCTCATACCCAAGCTTAATagcctgggtttgattccagaTCTGCGATTTTGGCCTGGCCAGGATTGCTGATCCTGAACATGACCACACTGGCTTTCTGACGGAGTATGTGGCGACACGCTGGTACCGGGCTCCAGAGATCATGCTTAACTCCAAGGTAGGAGAGCTCCTGACCTGTGAAGGGAAGCCCTGGAGCCATCTCTGACCCAGGCACTGGCCCCTGACCCCTGTGACACAGGACACCTATCCTCTGGGCCTTGGCCTCCGGAAAGAGCAGAGTGGTTCCTCCAGGTCTCTGCACTCTGCCCTCTGCCTGGTATTTGGCCCAGACAACAGAACCTTGCTGAGGGCAGCCCAGGAGCCCACTACTTTCCCCCTCCCCAGGGCTACACCAAGTCCATCGACATCTGGTCTGTGGGCTGCATTCTGGCTGAGATGCTCTCCAATCGGCCCATCTTCCCCGGCAAGCACTACCTGGACCAGCTCAACCACATTCTGGGTGAGGGAGCCCTGGCTAGCTGAGGGGGATTAATTTATCAGACGTGAGATTTCTGGAGGTCGGGGTCAGGGGTGTCACAATGTGTGGAGTCCCTCCAGCATCCAACATTGTTTCAGCAAGGTATCCCCAGTTGACAGATGGGAAAAGCAAGGCTAAACCCAACACCCAAGGAAGTGtgggagccaggatttgaacctagggctgCATGAGTCCCAACCCCTTGCACTTCTCCACCATACTGTTGGCTGGGAGGTGACTCTGAGGAGTTGGGGCAGGCGGGTGGGCTGGGGCTCTTGTCCTGCCTCCCTGGCCTGTTCATTCCCAGGAGAAGGAGGTTTCTCACCAAGACCTCCATCTTACCCACAGGTATCCTGGGGTCCCCTTCTCAAGAGGACTTGAATTGTATTATCAACATGAAGGCCCGAAACTACCTACAGTCTCTGCCCTCCAAGACCAAGGTGGCCTGGGCCAAGCTTTTTCCCAAGTCAGACTCAAAAGGTGAGAGAGACTCAGGTGCTGGAGTTGGGTAAAGCCTAGATCTGGAGAAGAGTGGGTGATCCCTACAGCTGTCTTGAGTTGACAGGCTTCTGGGAACTGGGCAAAGTGATGCTTCTGGGAGCTCCTCCAGCCTTTCCTTTGACCCCTGCCTCCTGTGCTTCCTTAGCTCTTGACCTGCTGGACCGGATGTTAACCTTCAACCCCAACAAACGTATCACAGTGGAAGAAGCACTGGCTCACCCCTACCTGGAACAGTACTATGACCCCACGGATGAGGTGCGCCAGCCACCAGCagcagggcaggcaggcaggcgaGGGAATAGCTATCCCCCAGTGCCCGTGCTAAGCTTTACTGTCTTTGCTACCCCAGCCAGTAGCCGAGGAGCCCTTCACTTTTGACATGGAGCTGGATGATCTACCCAAGGAGAGGCTGAAAGAGCTCATCTTCCAGGAGACAGCCCGCTTCCAGCCAGGGGCCCCAGAGGCCCCATAACCTGGACAGATGTCCTTACCCCCTGGGGCCTGGTGAGTGGCCTCACTGCCCATACACAGCCTCACCTTAACACAAGGGTGCCCGGCATGCCTCAGAAAAGTCACAAATGTGCTTTACACTATGATCCATATGTATGGTGGTGACAGAAGGCCTAGGAGGCCCGCCTGGGCCCAGACTCATGGCCCACCAGTCCTTCATGACCCAGCCCTATTCTCCAACCCTATATGTTTCCCACTTGTTAACACCCAACCCAGAAACCACTTCAGACCCCCATAAGTCACTTGGCTCTGAGGAGCCAAGCCAGCCTTTGACTCTCCCTGTGTGGGCAAAGAAGCAAGTGGTGCCATGATTGCTTTGGGAGGAGCCCCACAGCACCTGGCTAGCCCAGATGCCAGGCTTCCTCACACCTGTTTCTCAGGTCAGCAGTTCACACACCTGAGGGGAACCTGCTGGGACTACCCCCACCCACACTGCactccttccctcctccagccTCTTCCTTGGCCAGCTATGGCTGATGGAAGGAAGGCAGACACACCGGGGCCCAGGCCTCATCTCTTGCAATTAACAAAAACTGTGAGATGTCGTGCAAGACACCTTacctctctatgcctcagttctCAGAGGCCTTCTGATTATGAGAACCAGCCCCACAGAACCCTAACCACTGTACTGAGAGGTTAATGAGCACCCACTACGCACTTAGCCCTAGCACCCTGTGATGGGTGCTGGTGGTATTCCCACCTGCAGACAGGGAAGCAGACACATTGCACCAGGTGTGAGGGTGAAATGGGAGGTGCCTGGGTCAGGGTGCACTGGGTTCTTTCCCAGCACTAACAGCTCTTTCCTGcctgcttcctcctccaggccctgcctcctgcctgccccTTCCCCGCTGGACTGTTAGAAAATGGACACTGTGCTCAGCCCAGACCCCTGCAACCCAGGCCAAGGGTGGGCCTGGCTACCTTCTCTCACTCTGCTGGGGTCTCCTGCTTCAGGCAGGCCGAGGTTCCCTCTCACCTCtatccctgttccctttccccaccccaccccaccccatcccacccagCCGTGGGCCTAAGGGGCTCAGTGGCCCTAGAGCAAATCTCTCTGCTGCTCTGCCTCCATCTTGCCCAGTCTCTGGAAGTTCTGGAATAGAAAGGCCCTGGCTGCCCCAGGATTTACCGAGGGGCAGGGGCACTAAGTAGGGCAAGCCCTGTCCCAGTCACCTCATTAAAACTCCACCCATTTTCCCTGAAGGAACATTCCTAAGTCTCAAGGGCTAGTATCCCTGAGGAGCCAAGCCCAGGCCTAAACCCCCTCCCCCCTCAAAGCTGCCACATTTAACGCCCTTGCTGCTTCTGTGTGTGGGTGAGTGGAACTGGAGGCGGGGGCACGTGGAGAGTCCCGtgcccctgcccacctccccgTGCCTGTatctaatatataaatatagagatGTGTTTATGGATCACCCTGGTCTGTCTGTGTGTGCCGCCGCCCTCTCCTAGCCAACACTGCCTGAAGACTGAGAGCTGCAACCCAGCTGCTTCCCAGCTGTGCCTTTACATGGCCCTGGTGACCTTTGGTACCAGTGGCCAGGGTTGAGGATGGGGTGGGTATAAGGAGCTCCAGACTCCTAGAAAGAGTGGGGTCAATTTTCCCCTTAGTCACTGTCCTCTCCCTCTCTAATGGCTTCCTGTCTAACTGGCTGGGGGGTGATTCGGGGGTGACTCAGGGGCACCCTACACACCCCCAGATTCTCTGGAAATGGCAAGGGCCAGTGTGTTGTGTACCCTGGCCACAAGCACCCATGAAAGGGGGGACACTCGTAACAGACCCTGAGGTGTGGGGACATGTTATTCCCCTCCCGGCTAAGGACAGAGGGGTGCCTGGGGCTATAAGGGCCTGGGCTGCCTGGACTCTTACCtctaccccagccccagggagcccTGCAGCCTGGCTGCCTGCCAGCTACACAGCAGCAGGCTCAGCAAGTCCCAGGGGCGTGGTGTCGGCCAGTAGCAGAGCCGGCCTATACCAGCCAGGCAGGCAGCAAGGCTGCAGTCCATTGGGACAGAGCATCGGGAAGGCAGACAGGAGTGTGGCCATGAGCCCTCTGCTGTACTACGCCCTGCCTGCCCTGGGCGGCTACATCACACTGTCCATCTTCTTCTTGCGCCGGCCCCGCCTGCTGCACACACCCCATGCCCCAGCCTTCTGTCCCCGCCTGGTGGCCCACCGAGGAGGTGAGCTGGGAGAAGAGCCTGCAGCTACTGGGGGTAGAGTGAAGCTAGCAAGACAGGTGCCACCACAGTGGGCAGCACAGAGGGGCAGGATGCTGGAGGCAGGGCCAAGACTCTGGTAGGAAGAGAGCTGGGGCAGGGCCGagcagggaaaggggaaggagaggccaGCACAACCTAGGCCGGCGGTGGACGAGACTGAGGCCGAAAGGAGGCCAGCAACTGGGAAGGTGGCTGATAAGGTCGGGCCAGGACCAGGAACCCATCCCAGCCACCCCTCACAGGCTCCGGAGAGCTGCTGGAGAACACCATGGAGGCCATGAGGAAGTAAGTCCACCTCCCGGCCACGTGGCCACGTAAGGTTGTCACAGTTGTGTACTGTGGGACACCCAAGAGTGCTATTCGTGTCCTAATCTGGGTGTCTGGAGCCCCCTAGAGGTGTGCAGGTGTGCACAGGAGCAGATAGATCCCCCTTCTCACTTCTGTCCTGGCCTCCCCAGAGCCCTGAGATTCCTGCCATGAATTCTGCCCACATGTGCCCACACCTAGTGTGGACTGTTCCTGTCCCTGCACCCCACTGATCTTTGCTCCCATAGCGCCATGACCCAGCGAGCAGATCTCCTGGAACTCGATTGCCATCTGACAAGGGATGGTGTGGTGGTAGTGTCACACGACAAGAACCTGTCCCGCCAGTCAGGCCTAAATAAGGATGTGAGCAGCCTGGACTTTGAGGTAGGTCACGCCCCCACGCCCAAAGTTGCCATTTCTCCAGTGTGTGCCCCTGACCACATGTTGCCTGTTCTCCCAGGAGCTGCCCCTCTACAAGGAGGAGCTGGAGGTTTACTTCTCACCAGGTGAGAGCAGGTGCTTGGCAAGCTGGGGCCACCTTCTTGGGTCCTCCTTGAATTCCTGCCCCCATCCCACCAATGCTTTTCTGATCCTGCTTCCCATGTCCTCATTTCTAGGCCACTTTGCCCATGGGTCAGACCGGCACATGGTGAGTCTGGAGGACATGTTCCAGAGGTTTCCACAGGTGCCCATGAGTGTGGAAATCAAGGAGAAGGATGAGGAGCTCATTTACAAGGTAAAAATGCAGTCAATCGGGGTAGGAGCACAGCCCAAGCCCAAGAGAGAGACCTGGCTCTGtcatcctccctctcctcctcctagATAGCAGACCTGG includes these proteins:
- the Mapk3 gene encoding mitogen-activated protein kinase 3, yielding MAAAAAAQGGGGGEPRGAAGVGPGVPGEVEIVKGQPFDVGPRYTQLQYIGEGAYGMVSSAYDHVRKTRVAIKKISPFEHQTYCQRTLREIQILLRFRHENVIGIRDILRAPTLEAMRDVYIVQDLMETDLYKLLKSQQLSNDHICYFLYQILRGLKYIHSANVLHRDLKPSNLLINTTCDLKICDFGLARIADPEHDHTGFLTEYVATRWYRAPEIMLNSKGYTKSIDIWSVGCILAEMLSNRPIFPGKHYLDQLNHILGILGSPSQEDLNCIINMKARNYLQSLPSKTKVAWAKLFPKSDSKALDLLDRMLTFNPNKRITVEEALAHPYLEQYYDPTDEPVAEEPFTFDMELDDLPKERLKELIFQETARFQPGAPEAP
- the Gdpd3 gene encoding lysophospholipase D GDPD3, giving the protein MKGGTLVTDPEVWGHVIPLPAKDRGVPGAIRAWAAWTLTSTPAPGSPAAWLPASYTAAGSASPRGVVSASSRAGLYQPGRQQGCSPLGQSIGKADRSVAMSPLLYYALPALGGYITLSIFFLRRPRLLHTPHAPAFCPRLVAHRGGSGELLENTMEAMRNAMTQRADLLELDCHLTRDGVVVVSHDKNLSRQSGLNKDVSSLDFEELPLYKEELEVYFSPGHFAHGSDRHMVSLEDMFQRFPQVPMSVEIKEKDEELIYKIADLVRRFDRNEITIWASEKSSIMKKCKAANPEMPLSFTISRGFWVLLLYYLGLLPFIRIPEKFLFCFLPTIINRTYFPFSCSGLNQLAAVVLKWIIMRKSLIQHLQERGVQVVFWCLNEESDFEVAFSLGATGVITDYPTALRRYLDNHGPVAPAS